The DNA window GAGTTTCAAGCCGCCAAGACTATGGACTCCCTGCGTTCTCTCAGCTCTCCTACCGCCCACGCTGTCCGCAACGGTAACAACCAAGTTGTCGTGACTGCTGAGATTGTCCCTGGTGACATGGTTGAACTCAAGACGGGAGACACAATCCCTGCGGATATCCGTCTTGTAGAGGCTGTCAACTTTGAAACTAACGAAGCTCTCCTCACTGGCGAGTCTCTGCCTGTGCGCAAAGAGATCAACAAGACTTTTCCAGATGATACTGGCCCTGGCGACCGACTCAACGTTGCCTACAGCTCGTCTACTGTGACAAAGGGACGAGCTCGCGGCATTGTGTTCGCTACTGGTACCTACACTGAGATTGGTCAGATTGCTGTTGCTCTTCGTGGCAAGTCTTCCAAGCGCCGACAGCCAAAGAGAGATGCTGAGGGTAACACCAACTTTGGCCGCTGGATGCAAGCTTGGACCTTGACCGGTTCTGATGCTGTTGGACGCTTCCTCGGTGTCAATGTCGGTACTCCTCTTCAGCGCAAACTCTCCAAGCTGGCACTTATTCTTCTCGGAACGGCTATTGTGTGTGCTATTATTGTTCTGGCAGCCAATGATTTCAGGTCGCAGAGGGAAGTCATCATTTATGCCGTGGCAACTGGTCTCTCTATGATCCCAGCTTCTCTGATTGTTGTTCTCACCATCACTATGGCTGCTGGTACCAAGCGTATGGTCCAGAGAAATGTCATTGTCCGTAACCTCAAGAGTTTGGAAGCCCTGGGTGCTGTAACCAGTAAGTACCACTCCATGTAATACAGGCATAGCTGACCTTTTAGACATTTGCTCTGACAAGACCGGAACCCTTACCCAAGGAACCATGATCGTCAAGAAGGCTTGGATCCCTGGACGCGGCACATACTCTGTTGGCGCTTCCAATGAGCCATTCAACCCTACCCTCGGAGATATCACCCTTACTGAGGACCAACCCAAGAACATCGACTTCCAGAATGAAAAGTCCAAAGGTACATCAATCGACCCCGCTTCCCAGCCTGCTCAAGACCCCAGTCTTGTCGAGTACCTCAATGTTGCTTCACTTGCCAACCTTGCCACTGTCCACGAGATTGAAGGCGAGTGGCATGCTCGTGGAGATCCAACAGAGATTGCTATGCAAGTATTTGCTTCTCGATTCAATTGGAACCGTATGCGATTGTCGTCCGGCGATAATCCCCGCTGGCATGAGGTTGCCGAATTCCCTTTCGATTCagatgtcaagaagatgTCGGTCATTTTCCACGACAGCGAATCTCAGAAACAATGGGTCTTTACCAAGGGTGCTGTTGAACGTGTCTTGACTTCTTGCCCCGTTTATGCTGCTGGTAACGAAATCCTCGAGTTCACCGATGCAATCAAGGAAGATGTCTTGAGAAACATGGAGTCTCTGGCTCGCCTTGGTCTTCGTGTTCTTGCTCTCGCCAGCCGAACAGATATTCCCCATGTCGAGGACAATGAGGCTGAACTTGACCGTGGACTCTTCGAGAAGGACCTTGTCTTCCGTGGTCTCATCGGCCTGTATGATCCTCCTCGCCCCGAATCTGCCCCATCCGTCCGAAAATGCCACGAAGCTGGTGTCAGCGTTCACATGCTTACTGGTGACCACCCTGAAACAGCTCGTGCTATCGCCCTTGAAGTTGGAATCCTCCCTGCCAAGATGTCCGAGATCCCCAAGGACGTTTCCAAGGTCATGGTTATGGCTGCTTCAGAGTTTGACAAGCTgtccgatgatgagatcgatCAGCTTCCCCTTTTGCCTCTTGTCGTCGCTCGTTGTGCCCCCCAGACCAAGGTCCGTATGATTGAAGCCCTTCATCGTCGCAAGGCTTTCGTCGCCATGACCGGTGATGGTGTCAATGACTCGCCCAGTTTGAAGCGATCAGACGTGGGCATTGCCATGGGACAGGCTGGATCCGATGTTGCCAAGGAAGCGTCCGACATTGTCTTGACTGATGACAACTTTGCTTCTATACTGAatgctgttgaagaaggtcgaAGAATGTTTGACAATATTCAGAAGTTTATTCTGCACGTTTTGGCTGAGAATATTGCCCAAGCTTGTACACTCCTGATTGGTCTTGCTTTCAAGGATAAGGATAATCTGTCGGTTTTCCCTCTTGCACCAGTTGAGATTCTCtggatcatcatgatcacaTCTGGTATGCCTGATATGGGCCTCGGCTTTGAGATTGCCGCCCCAGATATCATGCAGCGTCCTCCTCAAAACGTATGTGTCCCTTCTGTTCGTGTCCCTTTCTGATGAGCCTCACTAACCTGTCTGCCTGTAGTTGAAACAAGGTGTCTTTACCCCTGAACTGATGCTCGACATGGTCGTCTACGGTCTCTGGATGTCAGCCCTTTGCCTCGCCTCATTCGTCCTCGTCCTGTACGGCTTCGGCAATGGTGCTGCTGACATTGGAGAGAACTGCAACAACACGTACAGCGAAGACTGCAAGGTCATTTTCCGGGCTCGTTCAACAACATTTGCATGCCTGACCTGGTTCGCCCTGTTCCTGGCCTGGGAGATGATCAACATGAGAAGGTCTTTCTTCCGAATGCAacccaagagcaagaagtaTTTCACCCAGTGGATGTATGACGTCTGGAGGAACCCCTTCCTGTTCTGGGCCATTATTGCTGGCTTTGTCACCATGTTCCCTATTATCTATATTCCTGGACTCAACACTGTCGTCTTTAAACATGCTCCTATCTCTTGGGAGTGGGGTATTGTTTTTGTCGAGGCtgtgctcttcttccttggtaTTGAATCTTGGAAATGGGCTAAGCGTATCTATTTCCGTCGCCAGGCTCGTAAGTTTACGGGCGGAGTTTCTGATCTGGAGACTCGTGTCTTTGGCAAGTATTACAGCATGGGTGGAAGCCGTGATGAGGAGAGTGGCCACAATGAGAAGAGCTCCGATTAGCTGGATGATAGGTGTTGCTGATCTAGAGATGATCGGTAAGTATGTTGTCAATTAGGTAGTTCTCTGCAAGCCTGTAATCGTTAGTTAGTTAAATTGATACTAGTTAGCGAACTTATTTATAATCCAGTCTTGTTAGGTGAAGTCTTGACGATGTAGTTCCTACAAGCCCACGAGCTACCAGTGGTGAGTGAAGCAATTGCCCAAACTGCTAGGCCTGGCTGGGTCACTCACAAGTGTTTGGGAGTACGAGGGAGAACAACTCGATCCATGGGAGAGTTGCAGCAATCCGAGAAAGAGGCTCATAAACCAAATATTGATTGCTTACGATCTTGCCAGTGCCAGCAGCCGTCACTGGTGAATAGCTTCCACTCTGATTCACGGGGCTTGCTACACGATGCTTCTTCGCCCTCGAattatcctcctcttcctctcactCCTTTCGCTTCATCCTCATTCAAATCTTTATGCAGTACTACAAAGGCATTATCTCTTGCCACTTCAACACCTGCACTCCGCTCATCGTACTTATCTACCATCTGGTTCATCGGGTATGTTCACTTACTGCGCCGATTTTGCCGACCCTGACGTGCTTAACAGAAGTGCGCGATTATTTATTCCCGTGAAGTCGAGTAAGATGAGCTACTCGTCCGAACATAGCGCAAAGGCATCAGACGGGTTGGAAATGGTCTCCACGGATGAGTTTCTTCGCCGACTTGGCCCAGAAGGACGCCGCTCTTTTGCCGCTACTGCCCAAAAGAACATCACTACGGCCCAGAATAACATCGCTGCTTATGAAGAATACGCATCCAGATACCCTATCGAGACAGCTTACGACAACATTCAGCTGAGAGGTAGGAAATcatggcagaagaagcttaaatACCCATTGGCTAACAGCATTCAGGCATCGCCAAGACAGATGGAACCTCCATTACCAAATCTTCACAGGACATGGACAATGTTGTTGAAAGTGCGCGTCTGCTGGAGCgtcttgaggctctggaggCCTTCCAGCGTGCcatggaggagaagaccACCGACTTGGAGGATATGCAGCTGGAGGAGCGTATTGAGGCTTTGGAGGCCAGCCTGCGGGATCTGAGCGAAAAGGTCGCCGAGCGGGAGGGGAATTCAGGTAAACAAACAGCAGTAACGCACAGATAAGTGAGAAGAACTCACGAGTAGTTGGCGTGCTTTGGACTGCATTATCTGGACCTGCTGGCAAATGCATGCCGCTGATTTATGCTGGCATGCGCGGTTTACAAGATCTAGACCAAGCAAGATCAATATCGTTTCATCTCATCGTAAGGATGGCCAATCAACCAAGTTTGAGTGGTTTTTTCGAATGACGAACGAGGTTGCATCGCATCCAACCATTCCCCTCTAACCACTCGGCTGTGTGACGACCCTTTCATCGTGAAAATGACGTAGAGGCCGGCAATTCAATATACGATCAacaagatcagatcagataaTCTGGAATTCTCGTATATACAGTATCAACTCAagtttactatatataactgcGATAACAATATATTACTGtgataataaatttaaatcGCAGAACTCGTTTCATGTATTCACGTGCGTAATCTCACGATATTCCAGATGTTTCTTGCATCAAAGAGGGTGTACTAGAAATCGGACGACAAGGGTATTCCCAGTCACAACCGTTACCTTATGTACGACCAAAAAACCCGACTGAAAAGGTTAGAATAACGGGATTAACAGCGACGCCCTTATTATCTTCACAAAAGTCATCGTCCGTTTAGCATCACACGCCGTTAATCAAGGCTTGGTACGTACCCAGCCCCTCCAAATCCTGGGGTCTCAGGCCACTGCGTCATTGGATGTTATAGGGCCCCCCGCCTCTTTTTACTGATGATCTGCTCACGAGCACAGGGTTTCATCTTTCAACCTGATCTCGCGACTACATCACAGGCAAACACCACGTTCAGACCGCACAATATCTCAGATACAAcgccttgggcttgagcTCTGGCTTTAACCCTTTCAACTCAAGCTTCCGACTATACCAAAATGGCTTCTGCTGTTGATTCTCCCCCGGCGCACTCGCCTCCTGcccatcctcctcaacgaccTCGAGGTGAGTTGTCTGACACTATCTGTGACCTCTCTAACAGTTCCAGGCATCCTCAAGAACTCGTATCAGAAATCTCCTCCCACCTCGCCGAACCACGATCAACCTGCTAGTGATAAGGAGctcaccatcgccaacactCAGATCAACGCAGGTCACCGACGATCTTCCTCTGGAGCTCGTCCCTCTGGATCCCGCCGACAATCAGGCGCCAACAGTTCCATCGGAGACGTTCTCGAGCCCTCGCAACGACTCAAGTGGGACGAGGCAAAC is part of the Fusarium fujikuroi IMI 58289 draft genome, chromosome FFUJ_chr07 genome and encodes:
- a CDS encoding probable ENA5-Plasma membrane P-type ATPase involved in Na+ and Li+ efflux — translated: MGQNEEEKPHISGQANSPMSAPAHALTFEQVAQELNGNLDDGLTESEAELRLETYGRNEFGEQEGVQPLKIFIGQIANALTLVSYLTQASFKVAHLPFGGQVLLLAMAASFGIQSWIEGGVVAAVIVLNIVVGFLQEFQAAKTMDSLRSLSSPTAHAVRNGNNQVVVTAEIVPGDMVELKTGDTIPADIRLVEAVNFETNEALLTGESLPVRKEINKTFPDDTGPGDRLNVAYSSSTVTKGRARGIVFATGTYTEIGQIAVALRGKSSKRRQPKRDAEGNTNFGRWMQAWTLTGSDAVGRFLGVNVGTPLQRKLSKLALILLGTAIVCAIIVLAANDFRSQREVIIYAVATGLSMIPASLIVVLTITMAAGTKRMVQRNVIVRNLKSLEALGAVTNICSDKTGTLTQGTMIVKKAWIPGRGTYSVGASNEPFNPTLGDITLTEDQPKNIDFQNEKSKGTSIDPASQPAQDPSLVEYLNVASLANLATVHEIEGEWHARGDPTEIAMQVFASRFNWNRMRLSSGDNPRWHEVAEFPFDSDVKKMSVIFHDSESQKQWVFTKGAVERVLTSCPVYAAGNEILEFTDAIKEDVLRNMESLARLGLRVLALASRTDIPHVEDNEAELDRGLFEKDLVFRGLIGLYDPPRPESAPSVRKCHEAGVSVHMLTGDHPETARAIALEVGILPAKMSEIPKDVSKVMVMAASEFDKLSDDEIDQLPLLPLVVARCAPQTKVRMIEALHRRKAFVAMTGDGVNDSPSLKRSDVGIAMGQAGSDVAKEASDIVLTDDNFASILNAVEEGRRMFDNIQKFILHVLAENIAQACTLLIGLAFKDKDNLSVFPLAPVEILWIIMITSGMPDMGLGFEIAAPDIMQRPPQNLKQGVFTPELMLDMVVYGLWMSALCLASFVLVLYGFGNGAADIGENCNNTYSEDCKVIFRARSTTFACLTWFALFLAWEMINMRRSFFRMQPKSKKYFTQWMYDVWRNPFLFWAIIAGFVTMFPIIYIPGLNTVVFKHAPISWEWGIVFVEAVLFFLGIESWKWAKRIYFRRQARKFTGGVSDLETRVFGKYYSMGGSRDEESGHNEKSSD